The following nucleotide sequence is from Streptomyces sp. NBC_00239.
AGGACGTCGTGGACGGGTCCGGGCGCGTGCCGCTCGGCCTCTTCGAGCAGCGCCCGGTGGTCGGCGGCCGGCCCGGGCGGCGCCGCGTCGAGCACGGCCCGCAGCAGCCGGATCCGCTTGGCGTGCCGGATGTCTTCCAGCAGCCGCGTGCCGGCGGCGGACGGCTCGGTACCGGCCAACTCCCGCAAGACGGCAGACGACACGTCGGACGGCTCGACGCCCGTCCCCCCGGGCGGCCCGTGCAGCCCGTACGGCCCGTACGGGCCCGCAGGCGATCCGGCCGATCCGGGCGGCTCGGCCGCCCCGTTCGACCCGGCCGGTCCGGGCGGCCCCGCCGGTCCGTACGGCACTCCGTACGGGCCCGCCGTGCCCGTCGGGCCGGGGGCCGTCACGGTGCCGTCCCGGGCCGGGTGGCGGGGGCCGGCCGGGCAGGGGGGCGGGACCGGGTGGCCTCGGGTCGATGCGCGGTGCGTACGTCGCCCTGGGTGCCGGCGTGGCTCATCGGTGATCCTCCCGCTGCGGACGCTCCATCCCTGCCCGCCGGACCCGACCGCCTAACGTCGGAATGCGGTCAACTCCGCTCGTTCCAGAGGACTTTCGATCAGTCCGCGGCGCCCGCGCACCTCCGGGAGGGGCGCCCGCACCGGCGCTCCGGGCACGGCCGGGCGGCGGTACGGGCAGGGGCACGGGGACCTGCGGCGGGGCGGACTATCCTGATCGGGAACGTCCCACCCGATTTCCCACCCGGCACGGAGCCTGTTGTGTACTTCACCGATCGCGGCATCGAGGAACTGGAGAAGCGGCGCGGCGAGGAGGAGGTCACCTTCGAGTGGCTCGCGGAGCAGCTCCGCACCTTCGTCGACCTGAACCCCGACTTCGAGGTCCCGGTCGAGCGCCTGGCCACCTGGCTGGCCCGTCTCGACGACGAGGACGAGGACGACGCGGACGAGTAGCCCGCCCGGGCCCCGCGGCGAGCGCCCGCCCGTTCCGGAGAACGTGCGAAGGCCCGGTCGGAATCCGTCGGATTCCGGCCGGGCCTTCGCACGTGCGGGCGAGGGGGCTCAGGCGGCCTTGGTCGCCCAGAAGATCTCGTCGATCTCCTTGATGAGCTCGAGGGCCTTCTGGCCGGTCGCCGGGTCGTTCGACGCCTTGGCGGCCGAGAGGGCCTTCAGGGTGTCGTTGACCAGCTGGTGCAGCTGCGGGTACTTCTCGAAGTGCGGGGGCTTGAAGTAGTCGCTCCACAGCACCGAGACGTGGTGCTTGGCCAGCTCGGCGCGCTGCTCCTTGATGACGAGCGCGCGGGCGCGGAAGTCCGCGTCCTCGTTGGCCTGGTACTTCTCCTGGACGGCCTTGACCGACTCGGCCTCGATACGGGCCTGGGCGGGGTCGTACACGCCGCAGGGCAGGTCGCAGTGGGCACTGACCGTGGCCCTCGGGGCGAACAGGCGGGAAAGCATGGAGTGGTCCTCCTCGTGATCGTCTTCTCAGGTGGGAGATTACTCCGTGAGAAAGCGGATTTCGCGGTCACCCCCAGGGGCTTAGGACAAAAGTCCAGGGCCATCCTGGGACGGGTGAGCGAACGTACGGACCGGATGCGGGCCGGATCGGGAGGTGTGCGGGTGCTGGGGCCAAGATCGTCCAGGGTGCCGTTCGAGGTGGTCGAGGTGACCGGGCCGTCGATGGCGCCGACCCTGCTCGACGGCGACCGGCTGCTGGTGCGCTTCGGCGGCGGCGTCCGTCCGGGCGACATCGTGGTGCTGCGGCACCCCTTCCAGCAGGACCTCCTGGTGGTCAAGCGCGCGGCCGAGCGCCGCCCGGGCGGCTGGTGGGTGCTGGGCGACAACGCCTTCGCCGGGGGTGACAGCACCGACTACGGGACGGTGCCCGAGGACCTCGTCCTGGCCACCGCCCGGCTCCGGTACCGGCCCCGGGGGCCCGGTCAGAGCTCGCTGGCCGCCCGGCTCTCCTGGGCGGTGTCGGCACTGCGCCCGCTGTTCGCCGACGCCTCGGCCTCCAGCCGCTTGCGGGCCCGGTAGGCCGCCACGTTGGCGCGGGTCGCGCACCGGTCGGAGCAGTAGCGCCGGGAGCGGTTGGTCGAGGTGTCGAGGTAGGCGTTGCGGCACGGCGGCGCCTGGCACAGGCCCATCCGGTCGGCGCCGTATTCGGTGAGGTGGAAGGCGAGTCCCATGGAGGCGATGGCCGCATAGCCCGCGGTCGCGTTGGAGGGGTGGTCGGCCAGGTGCATGTGCCAGCGCGGCCGGCCCTCGTCGTCGAGGTAGTCGTGCCCGGAGATCTGCGGGCTGACGGGGAACTCCAGCAGCAGCGAGTTGAGCAGGTCCACCGCGAGGGTGTGGTCGGCGCCGTCCGCCGCCTCGAAGATCGCGCGCAGCCGCGCCCGTACTCCCCGGAACCGCGTGAGGTCCGCGTCGGTGGCCCGGCGGGCCATCTGCGAGGCGGCGCCGAACAGGGCGCGGACGGCCTCCACCGAGGTGAGGGAGTCCTTGTTGCGGGCCGGCTCCTCGGTGTTGACCAGGCGCACGGCATAGTCCGAGTAATAGGCCAGTTCCACTTGTAGTCCTTACGGCGGCGGTCTAGGGTTTCGGTAACAGCTGATTAGGCTTCTAGGGTATTACGTACGGAGGGGTTCGGGATGTCCGATACGAGGACCGGTACCGACTGGCAGGCCTGGCAGGAGAGCTGGGACCGACAGCAGGAGTGGTACATGCCCGACCGCGAGGAGCGGTTCCGGGTGATGCTGGACATGGTCGAGGCGCTCGTGGGCCCGGCCCCCCGGGTGCTGGATCTGGCGTGCGGTACGGGAAGTATTACGGACCGCGTCCTCAAGCGGTTCCCGGATGCCACCAGTACGGGCGTCGATCTGGACCCCGCCCTGTTGACCATCGCCGAGGGCTACTTCGCGGGCGACGCGCGGGTCTCCTTCGTGACGGCGGACCTCAAGGACCCCGACTGGGTCTCGCTGCTCCCCCACGACACGTACGACGCCGTGCTGACGGCCACCGCCCTGCACTGGCTGCACAGCCCCGACCTGGAGGTCCTGTACGGGCAGCTCGCCCCGCTGGTCCGCACCGGCGGCGTGTTCATGAACGCCGACCACATGCCCGAGCCCGCCACGCCGGGCATCAACGCGGCCGAGCGCGCCCACCGGCACGCCGGCATGGACCGGGCGCGCGCCGCGGGCGCCCTGGACTGGGCCGACTGGTGGGCGCTGTGCGCCGCGGACCCGGTCCTCGCGGAGCCGACCCGGCGCCGGTACGAGATCTACGGGGAGCACGCCGACGGCGACACCCCCTCGGACGCCTGGCACGCCCGCACCCTCCGGGAAGCCGGCTTCACGGAGGCCCGCACGGTCTGGCGCTCCCCCTCGGACGCCCTGGTGCTCGGCCTGAAGTGATCCCCCGCCGCGGCCCCCGGACGGCCCGGACACGGCGGAGGGGCGGTACGGAGTCGATCCGTACCGCCCCTCGCGCTTACCGCGGGTACCGGGCCCTACAGCACCTTGGAGAGGAACGCCTTGGTGCGGTCGTGCTGCGGGTTGGTCAGGACCTCGCGGGGGTGGCCGGACTCGACCACGACACCGCCGTCCATGAAGACCAGGTTGTCGCCGACCTCGCGGGCGAAGCCCATCTCGTGGGTCACCACGATCATGGTCATGCCCGACTCGGCCAGGTCCCGCATGACGTCGAGGACGTCGCCGACCAGCTCCGGGTCGAGCGCCGAGGTGGGCTCGTCGAAGAGCATCAGCTTCGGCTCCATGGCCAGCGCGCGGGCGATCGCCACGCGCTGCTGCTGGCCGCCGGAGAGCTGGGACGGGAAGTTGTTGCCCTTGTCGCCCAGGCCCACCCGGTCGAGCAGCCGCACGGCGCGCTCGCGCGCCACCGCCTTCGACTCGCCCTTGACCATGACCGGGGCTTCCATGACGTTCTCGATGGCCGTCATGTGCGGGAACAGGTTGAAGCGCTGGAAGACCATGCCGATGTCCCGGCGCTGGGCCGCGACCTCGCTGTCCTTCAGCTCGTACAGCTTGTCGCCCTTCTGGCGGTAGCCGACGAGCTGGCCGTCGACCGACAGCCGGCCGGCGTTGATCCGCTCCAGGTGGTTGATGCACCGCAGGAACGTGGACTTGCCGGAGCCGGACGGGCCGACCAGGCAGAACACCTCGCGCGGGGCCACCTCCAGGTCGATGCCCCGCAGGATGTGCGCGGCGCCGTAGGACTTGTGGACGGCCTCGGCCTTGACCATGGGCTGCGCGGTCATCCCGACACCTCCGAACGCTTGAACATGTTCAGGTTTTTGCGTACGCGCTGGAACGGCGTGGGCGGCAGGCTGCGCAGCGAACCGCGGGCGTAGTGCCGCTCCAGGTAGTACTGGCCGACGCTGAACACGCTGGTGAGCGTCAGGTACCAGATGGAGGCCACGAAGAGCATCTCCATCACGGCGCCGGCCGTGTTGCCGATGTTCGTGGACGCCCGGAGCAGTTCGGTGTACTGCACGGCCGAGACCAGCGACGAGGTCTTGAGCATGTTGATGAACTCGTTGCCCGTCGGCGGCACGATCACGCGCATCGCCTGCGGCAGGACCACCCGGCGCATCGTCTGCACCTGGGTCATGCCCAGGGCGTGCGAGGCCTCGGTCTGGCCCTCGTCCACCGACTGGATGCCGGCCCGGACGATCTCCGCCATGTAGGCGCCCTCGTTGAGGCCGAGGCCCAGCAGGGCCACCAGCCAGGGCGCCATGACCTCGACGGTCTCGTCCTTGTAGATCGGCCCGAGGTCGATGTACTTGAAGATCAGCGCGAGGTTGAACCACAGCAGCAGCTGGACGTAGACCGGGGTGCCCCGGAAGAACCAGATGTAGAGCCAGGCCACCCCGCTGGTGACGGGGTTCTTCGACAGTCGCATCACGGCGAAGAGGACGCCGAGGGCCAGACCGAGCGCCATGGCGCCGATGCTGATCGTGATGGTGTTCCACAGGCCGCTCAGGACCGAGGAGTCGAAGAGCTTGTCGCCGACCGTCGCCCAGATGACGTTGCCCTGGGAGAAGGCGTAGACGAGCCAGCCGAGGAGTACGACCACGATGACGCCGCTGAGCCAGCGGCCGTAGTGGCGCACCGGGATGGCCTTGATCGCCTCGTACGGAGTACCCGAGGCGCCGGGCCCGGCCGGCGGATTGTCGGCCGGACCCTTGTCGATCTTGTCAGTCACAATGACTGCCCTTCAGTGGTGCGCGTGTTTCAGGAACCGGCGTTGACGGTCGCCTGGGTGACGGCGCTGTCCTTGACGTTCCACTTCTCCAGGACCTTGGCGTAGCTGCCGTCCTTGATGATGGCGTCGAGTGCTTCCTTGACGGCGTCGCGGAGCTGGGTGTTCTCCTTGCTCACGCCGATGCCGAACAGGCCGACGTCGCTCTGGCTGCCGGCGAGCTCGAAGTCGTTGCCGCCGCCCGAGGTCTTCGCCGTGTAGGCGGCGACCGGGTAGTCGTTCATGGCCGCGACGGCGCCGCCGGCCTTCACACGGGTCTGGGCCTCGGAGTCGGTGTCGAAGGCCTGGATGGTGAGCTTCTTGTCACCGCACTTCTTGGCCTGGGCCTTGAAGGTGTCCTCGTAGATGGTGCCGCGCTGGACCGCCACCGACTTGCCGCAGAGGTCGTCCAGGGACTTGATGCCCTGCGGGTTGCCCTTCTTGACGATCAGCGAAAGACCGCTGGAGAAGTAGTCGACGAAGTCGACACCCTTGCCGATCTTCTTGCCGGAGTCGTCCAGGCCCTCCTGGCGCTTCTTGTTGTCCGTGATGGACGACATGATCAGGTCCTGGCGGCCGGTGTAGATCGAGGTGATCAGGCCGTCGAAGGTGCCGGAGACGAACTCCATCTTGACGCCGAGCTGCTTGCCGATGGCGTCGGCGATGTCGGGGTCGATGCCCACGATCTTGCCGCCCTCGGTGAACTCCATCGGCGCGTACGCGGCGTCCGTGCCGACCTTGATGACACCCGAGTCCTGGTACTTCTTCGGCAGCTTCGAGAACAGCGGCGCAGCGTTGGTCTTCGCCGTGGCCCCGGCGTCGCTGCCGTCGGTCTGGTCGCCACAGCCGGTCAGGATGAGGGCGCCGGCGACCGCGATGGCGCTGACCGCGGCGATCCGGGACCGGGCGGCGGTCGTACGACGGGTGGTGCTAGCGGTCATGAGCTGGTCCTCCGGCGGGGATGCAGAAGCGGGGCCGAAAATGGTCGGGCACGCACCTTCGAGTGTCGCGACCTCGTGTGATTACGGCATCTTGCCATTCGGACCGCATGAATCGGACGGCCAGCCAGGTCAAAATCGGATAACGGGTACCCCAGGTTGCCCAACATGCCTGCGGACAAGCGTGATCGCGACCGCAATTCCTGGCGCGAAAGGCGCCTCGGGCACCATTTTTTCCGGCGTGTCTCGGTGCTTGGACTTGCTTCCACGGACTTTTAGGCGAAACCGGACAACAGGCTTAAAGTCACAGGGGAATCGACTCGTCTGGGCGAGTGTTCTTCGGGTAGAACAGATCCTTACACCCCTCATCCGGGGCTCAGGGCGCGTGTGCGGCGCGCCCGCGCGTACGTACCTCCCACTCCGAGGGAGGCGGGCATACCGCCATGCCGAAGCCGGAGCTCGAACGCGGTGCCCGCCCACCCCTCAACCAGGAGTGGCAACCCTCAACTGATTAAGACTTAAGGGGTCAAACAAGTGGCAGCGGAGATCGTCAATCCTCGCAGCGACAGCGTCACGGACAACAACCCCGATGCGGCCTTCGCGCTGCACCGGGGCGGCAAGATGGCAGTGCAAGCCACCGTGCCCGTCCGTGACAAGGACGACCTGTCCCTCGCTTACACGCCCGGCGTCGCGAAGGTGTGCAGCGCCATCGCCGAGCAGCCCGAGCTCGTCTACGACTACACCTGGAAGTCCAACGTGGTCGCCGTCGTCACCGACGGCACGGCCGTGCTCGGACTCGGTGACATCGGGCCCGAGGCCTCCCTCCCCGTGATGGAGGGCAAGGCCATCCTCTTCAAGCAGTTCGGCGGCGTCGACGCGGTCCCGATCGCGCTCGACACCAAGGACACCGACGAGATCGTCGAGACCGTGGTGCGCCTCGCGCCGTCCTTCGGTGGGGTGAACCTGGAGGACATCTCCGCGCCCCGCTGCTTCGAGATCGAGCGCCGCCTCCAGGAGCGCCTCGACATCCCGATCTTCCACGACGACCAGCACGGCACGGCGATCGTGACGCTGGCCGCCCTGCGCAACGCCGCGAAGCTCACCGGGCGCACGCTCGGCGACCTGCGCGCCGTGATCTCGGGCGCGGGCGCGGCGGGCATCGCCATCGCCAAGTTCCTGGTGTCGGCCGGTATCGGCGACGTGTGCGTCACGGACCGCAAGGGCGTGGTCTCCGCCGACCGTACCGACCTCACGGACGTCAAGCAGGAGATCGCGGGCCTCACGAACAAGACCGGGCAGACGGGCAGCCTGGAGGAC
It contains:
- the sodN gene encoding superoxide dismutase, Ni, which translates into the protein MLSRLFAPRATVSAHCDLPCGVYDPAQARIEAESVKAVQEKYQANEDADFRARALVIKEQRAELAKHHVSVLWSDYFKPPHFEKYPQLHQLVNDTLKALSAAKASNDPATGQKALELIKEIDEIFWATKAA
- a CDS encoding NAD(P)-dependent malic enzyme, which encodes MAAEIVNPRSDSVTDNNPDAAFALHRGGKMAVQATVPVRDKDDLSLAYTPGVAKVCSAIAEQPELVYDYTWKSNVVAVVTDGTAVLGLGDIGPEASLPVMEGKAILFKQFGGVDAVPIALDTKDTDEIVETVVRLAPSFGGVNLEDISAPRCFEIERRLQERLDIPIFHDDQHGTAIVTLAALRNAAKLTGRTLGDLRAVISGAGAAGIAIAKFLVSAGIGDVCVTDRKGVVSADRTDLTDVKQEIAGLTNKTGQTGSLEDALAGADVFIGVSGGTVAEEAVATMAKDSFVFAMANPNPEVHPDVAHKYAAVVATGRSDFPNQINNVLAFPGIFAGALKVRASRITEGMKIAAADAIAGVVGDELAADYVIPSPFDERVAEAVTAAVAAAARAEGVARRP
- a CDS encoding class I SAM-dependent methyltransferase; the encoded protein is MSDTRTGTDWQAWQESWDRQQEWYMPDREERFRVMLDMVEALVGPAPRVLDLACGTGSITDRVLKRFPDATSTGVDLDPALLTIAEGYFAGDARVSFVTADLKDPDWVSLLPHDTYDAVLTATALHWLHSPDLEVLYGQLAPLVRTGGVFMNADHMPEPATPGINAAERAHRHAGMDRARAAGALDWADWWALCAADPVLAEPTRRRYEIYGEHADGDTPSDAWHARTLREAGFTEARTVWRSPSDALVLGLK
- a CDS encoding CGNR zinc finger domain-containing protein encodes the protein MELAYYSDYAVRLVNTEEPARNKDSLTSVEAVRALFGAASQMARRATDADLTRFRGVRARLRAIFEAADGADHTLAVDLLNSLLLEFPVSPQISGHDYLDDEGRPRWHMHLADHPSNATAGYAAIASMGLAFHLTEYGADRMGLCQAPPCRNAYLDTSTNRSRRYCSDRCATRANVAAYRARKRLEAEASANSGRSADTAQESRAASEL
- the sodX gene encoding nickel-type superoxide dismutase maturation protease, whose protein sequence is MRAGSGGVRVLGPRSSRVPFEVVEVTGPSMAPTLLDGDRLLVRFGGGVRPGDIVVLRHPFQQDLLVVKRAAERRPGGWWVLGDNAFAGGDSTDYGTVPEDLVLATARLRYRPRGPGQSSLAARLSWAVSALRPLFADASASSRLRAR
- a CDS encoding amino acid ABC transporter ATP-binding protein → MTAQPMVKAEAVHKSYGAAHILRGIDLEVAPREVFCLVGPSGSGKSTFLRCINHLERINAGRLSVDGQLVGYRQKGDKLYELKDSEVAAQRRDIGMVFQRFNLFPHMTAIENVMEAPVMVKGESKAVARERAVRLLDRVGLGDKGNNFPSQLSGGQQQRVAIARALAMEPKLMLFDEPTSALDPELVGDVLDVMRDLAESGMTMIVVTHEMGFAREVGDNLVFMDGGVVVESGHPREVLTNPQHDRTKAFLSKVL
- a CDS encoding DUF6104 family protein translates to MYFTDRGIEELEKRRGEEEVTFEWLAEQLRTFVDLNPDFEVPVERLATWLARLDDEDEDDADE
- a CDS encoding ABC transporter substrate-binding protein — encoded protein: MTASTTRRTTAARSRIAAVSAIAVAGALILTGCGDQTDGSDAGATAKTNAAPLFSKLPKKYQDSGVIKVGTDAAYAPMEFTEGGKIVGIDPDIADAIGKQLGVKMEFVSGTFDGLITSIYTGRQDLIMSSITDNKKRQEGLDDSGKKIGKGVDFVDYFSSGLSLIVKKGNPQGIKSLDDLCGKSVAVQRGTIYEDTFKAQAKKCGDKKLTIQAFDTDSEAQTRVKAGGAVAAMNDYPVAAYTAKTSGGGNDFELAGSQSDVGLFGIGVSKENTQLRDAVKEALDAIIKDGSYAKVLEKWNVKDSAVTQATVNAGS
- a CDS encoding amino acid ABC transporter permease encodes the protein MTDKIDKGPADNPPAGPGASGTPYEAIKAIPVRHYGRWLSGVIVVVLLGWLVYAFSQGNVIWATVGDKLFDSSVLSGLWNTITISIGAMALGLALGVLFAVMRLSKNPVTSGVAWLYIWFFRGTPVYVQLLLWFNLALIFKYIDLGPIYKDETVEVMAPWLVALLGLGLNEGAYMAEIVRAGIQSVDEGQTEASHALGMTQVQTMRRVVLPQAMRVIVPPTGNEFINMLKTSSLVSAVQYTELLRASTNIGNTAGAVMEMLFVASIWYLTLTSVFSVGQYYLERHYARGSLRSLPPTPFQRVRKNLNMFKRSEVSG